In the genome of Myxococcus stipitatus, one region contains:
- a CDS encoding MBL fold metallo-hydrolase, with protein sequence MTSRQPGPGRRDFLRATLSLAAGAVLLPPGTGRAAKPDEGTQLRARRLAWAGVQLQLGKDSLFLDPLLDPAVWGPALKDPLVPLEAGDGGRFVLVTHRHPDHFDRMAVRQILGDTGTLVCSPDTAVVAASAGFRVRTAPLYEPLLLNDFTVTAVPAADGYGDQQVSWVVSGGGRRIVHCGDTLWHGAWWHIGRQLGPFDAAFLPINGARFGWRKPVSDVPGVLTPEQAVAAAAVMEARLLVPIHYGITPSDDYREVPDAEAQLLAAAKKRKVNVELARPGEWLTWKPRP encoded by the coding sequence ATGACGTCACGCCAGCCGGGCCCCGGGCGCCGGGACTTCCTCCGGGCGACGCTCTCCCTCGCCGCGGGCGCGGTGCTGCTTCCTCCGGGGACGGGCCGCGCGGCGAAGCCCGATGAGGGCACACAGCTGCGCGCACGGCGGCTCGCCTGGGCCGGCGTTCAACTGCAGCTCGGGAAGGACTCCCTCTTCCTCGACCCGCTGCTGGACCCCGCCGTGTGGGGCCCCGCGCTGAAGGACCCGCTCGTTCCGCTGGAGGCGGGGGATGGCGGCCGGTTCGTGCTGGTGACCCATCGCCACCCGGACCACTTCGACCGGATGGCCGTTCGCCAAATCCTCGGCGACACGGGCACGCTGGTCTGCTCACCCGACACCGCCGTCGTGGCCGCGTCGGCGGGGTTCCGCGTCCGGACCGCGCCCCTCTACGAGCCCCTCCTGCTCAATGACTTCACCGTCACCGCCGTGCCCGCCGCGGACGGGTATGGAGATCAACAGGTGTCCTGGGTCGTCTCGGGCGGAGGCCGCCGCATCGTCCACTGTGGCGACACGCTGTGGCACGGCGCCTGGTGGCACATCGGCCGGCAGCTCGGCCCGTTCGACGCGGCCTTCCTGCCCATCAACGGGGCCCGCTTCGGCTGGCGCAAGCCCGTCAGCGACGTCCCCGGCGTGCTGACACCCGAGCAGGCCGTCGCGGCGGCGGCGGTGATGGAGGCGCGGCTCCTGGTCCCCATCCACTATGGCATCACGCCCTCCGACGACTACCGCGAGGTCCCCGACGCGGAAGCCCAGCTCCTGGCGGCGGCGAAGAAGCGGAAGGTGAACGTGGAGCTGGCTCGGCCCGGAGAGTGGCTGACCTGGAAACCCCGGCCCTGA
- a CDS encoding AraC family transcriptional regulator yields the protein MSSAATVLTSWALTLHRTLELRGVDAQALFMKAGLDPALLGDANARYPQEGMTRLWRLAVENSADPAIGLQMARHVAPTTFHAVGYRLNASSTLREAFERLVHAVALVSDGLRPAFTRDGDCYQVILYDGGGGPHLCEEETDAVAYLLVRFCRVMYRRELSPREVLLRRAAPADLTPYEKLFRCKLTFGAGADVLVYERLPFEVTLPGANPELARINDELIVRHLARQAGQDVVARVRAVLLELLPQGEPSQEKVAERLHMSSRSLQRKLVESGSGFRELLAETRRTQALSYLSEPGRSVSEIAYLLGFSDVSTFTRAFRRWTGQPPSRFGVPARARSGS from the coding sequence ATGAGCTCTGCGGCGACCGTTTTGACGAGCTGGGCGCTCACGCTCCACCGCACGCTGGAGCTGCGCGGAGTGGATGCCCAGGCGTTGTTCATGAAGGCGGGGTTGGACCCGGCGCTGCTGGGCGACGCCAACGCGCGCTATCCCCAGGAAGGGATGACGCGCCTGTGGCGGCTGGCGGTGGAAAATTCGGCGGATCCCGCCATCGGGCTGCAGATGGCTCGGCATGTGGCGCCCACCACGTTCCACGCGGTGGGCTACCGGCTCAATGCGTCCAGCACGCTGCGAGAGGCCTTCGAGCGGCTGGTGCACGCGGTGGCGCTGGTGTCGGACGGGCTGCGTCCGGCCTTCACGCGAGATGGGGATTGCTATCAGGTGATCCTCTACGACGGGGGCGGAGGGCCGCACCTGTGCGAGGAGGAGACGGACGCGGTGGCCTATCTCCTGGTGCGCTTCTGCCGGGTGATGTACCGGCGGGAGCTGTCGCCTCGGGAGGTGCTGCTGCGCCGCGCGGCGCCCGCGGACCTGACGCCCTACGAGAAGTTGTTCCGGTGCAAGCTGACGTTCGGCGCGGGCGCGGACGTGCTCGTGTATGAGCGGCTGCCGTTCGAAGTCACCCTCCCGGGGGCCAATCCGGAGCTCGCGCGCATCAATGACGAGCTCATCGTCCGGCACCTGGCCCGGCAGGCGGGACAGGATGTGGTGGCGCGGGTGCGCGCGGTGTTGCTGGAGCTGCTGCCGCAGGGCGAGCCGTCGCAGGAGAAGGTGGCGGAGCGGCTGCACATGAGCTCGCGCAGCCTTCAGCGGAAGCTGGTGGAGTCGGGCTCGGGGTTCCGGGAGCTGCTCGCGGAGACGCGGCGGACGCAGGCCCTCTCGTACCTCTCCGAGCCGGGGCGGTCGGTGAGCGAAATCGCGTACCTGTTGGGCTTCTCGGATGTGAGCACCTTCACGCGCGCGTTCCGTCGGTGGACGGGGCAGCCGCCGAGCCGCTTCGGTGTTCCGGCGAGGGCTCGCTCGGGTTCGTGA
- a CDS encoding cupin domain-containing protein — protein MPHHAPTPPWSSLRVDDVEPIVVGPGCLRRDLPSTPDIRAWVVDIAPGSQWPWVDTHDTGEVLFIVSGELIEGEQRIGAGSSVFFAPGSSHRPRTEQGVRIFGINPLSPPQRGATP, from the coding sequence ATGCCCCATCACGCTCCCACCCCTCCCTGGAGTTCCCTGCGAGTCGACGACGTCGAGCCCATCGTCGTCGGCCCCGGCTGCTTGCGCAGGGACCTGCCGAGCACCCCGGATATCCGCGCCTGGGTCGTGGACATCGCGCCCGGAAGCCAGTGGCCCTGGGTGGACACCCACGACACCGGCGAAGTGCTCTTCATCGTGAGTGGTGAGCTCATCGAAGGAGAGCAGCGCATCGGGGCCGGGTCGTCCGTGTTCTTCGCGCCGGGGAGCAGCCACCGGCCGAGGACCGAGCAGGGCGTGCGCATCTTCGGCATCAATCCCCTCTCGCCCCCGCAACGCGGAGCCACCCCATGA
- a CDS encoding NADP-dependent oxidoreductase, which produces MKTSIPSQMKAIAIDRFGGPELLGMKTLPVPSLGPDDVLIKVETAGIGQWDPEEREGGMESIRPNKSTFPYVLGSDGAGTVVAVGDGVKDFKVGDKVYAAGFLNSKGGFYAEYACVRATDTAPIPKGLSAEQAGVLAADGVTALQGVEDTLKVGKGTNLMVYGASGGVGHLAVQLAKRLGARVLAVVSGEDGVELGKKIGADKVVNGRADDVAKACREFAPEGLDAVLVLAGGEKTDQALSTVKKGGHIAYPNGVEPEPKGPEGVKVTAYNGEPHPRALSRLNGLIEAGPFHVEVSKVYRLEDASRAHEAVGKHHLGKLALRIH; this is translated from the coding sequence ATGAAGACCTCGATTCCTTCCCAGATGAAGGCCATCGCCATCGACCGGTTTGGCGGTCCCGAGCTGCTCGGGATGAAGACGCTCCCTGTTCCCTCCCTGGGGCCCGATGACGTGCTCATCAAGGTGGAGACCGCGGGCATCGGCCAGTGGGACCCCGAAGAGCGCGAGGGCGGCATGGAGAGCATCAGGCCGAACAAGTCGACCTTCCCCTACGTGCTGGGCTCGGACGGCGCGGGCACCGTCGTGGCCGTGGGGGACGGGGTGAAGGACTTCAAGGTCGGCGACAAGGTCTACGCCGCGGGCTTCCTCAACTCGAAGGGGGGCTTCTACGCGGAATACGCCTGCGTACGGGCCACGGACACGGCGCCGATTCCGAAGGGGCTGAGCGCGGAGCAGGCGGGAGTGCTGGCGGCGGATGGCGTCACCGCCCTGCAAGGCGTGGAGGACACGCTCAAGGTCGGCAAGGGCACGAACCTCATGGTGTACGGCGCCAGCGGCGGCGTGGGGCACCTGGCGGTGCAGTTGGCCAAGAGGCTGGGCGCGCGAGTCCTCGCGGTGGTGTCCGGCGAGGACGGCGTGGAGCTGGGGAAGAAGATTGGCGCGGACAAGGTGGTGAACGGCCGCGCGGATGACGTGGCGAAGGCGTGCCGGGAGTTCGCGCCGGAGGGGCTCGACGCGGTGCTGGTGCTCGCGGGCGGAGAGAAGACGGACCAGGCGCTGTCGACGGTGAAGAAGGGCGGACACATCGCCTACCCCAACGGCGTCGAGCCCGAGCCCAAGGGCCCCGAGGGCGTCAAGGTGACCGCCTACAACGGCGAGCCGCATCCGCGCGCGCTGAGCCGCCTCAATGGACTCATCGAGGCCGGGCCCTTCCACGTGGAGGTGTCGAAGGTCTACCGGCTGGAGGACGCCTCGCGCGCGCACGAGGCCGTGGGCAAGCACCACCTGGGCAAGCTCGCGCTGCGCATCCACTGA
- a CDS encoding choloylglycine hydrolase family protein — protein sequence MCTDFLIVASDKSVVNGRSMEFGVDLGSEILVRAPGSKFISPSPHGLLNGLSWTSSYGYVGLTAKDSLPIIVDGINTAGLSTGSLWLPGSRYPKVTVNAKALTLAQFPGWVLGNFATVAEVRSALLEGVAQVWESDWLAKYLPLHFPIHDAQGNSLVVEFLDGELHLHDNPVSVLTNAPPFPVQLQNLRTYVGLSPYDAKPIQLGSETFTQPGHGSGLHGIPGDAMPPSRFVRATYLKQFARPVANATEATSLAFHILNSVDIPKGTVRSVNEKTQREEDDYTQWTVAKDLTHTVFNVRFYEDQLIYSVNLKTLDFGAADGKTFRVPSSPASIDLTPKLTS from the coding sequence ATGTGCACTGACTTCCTCATCGTTGCCTCGGACAAGAGCGTGGTGAATGGACGCAGCATGGAGTTCGGCGTCGACCTCGGCTCCGAAATCCTCGTCCGGGCCCCGGGCTCCAAGTTCATCTCGCCCTCGCCCCACGGCCTCCTCAATGGCCTGTCGTGGACGTCGTCCTATGGCTACGTGGGCCTCACCGCCAAGGACAGCCTCCCCATCATCGTCGATGGAATCAACACCGCCGGACTCTCCACCGGCAGCCTCTGGCTCCCCGGCTCCCGCTATCCCAAGGTCACCGTCAACGCCAAGGCCCTGACGCTCGCGCAGTTCCCCGGCTGGGTGCTCGGCAACTTCGCCACCGTCGCAGAGGTCCGCTCCGCGCTCCTCGAAGGCGTCGCCCAGGTCTGGGAGAGCGACTGGCTCGCCAAATACCTCCCCCTCCACTTCCCCATCCACGACGCACAGGGCAACAGCCTGGTCGTCGAGTTCCTCGACGGCGAGCTCCACCTCCACGACAACCCCGTCTCCGTCCTCACCAACGCGCCGCCCTTCCCCGTGCAGCTCCAGAACCTGCGCACCTACGTGGGCCTCTCTCCCTACGACGCCAAGCCCATCCAGCTGGGCAGCGAGACCTTCACCCAGCCCGGCCACGGCAGCGGCCTGCACGGCATCCCCGGCGACGCCATGCCGCCCTCCCGCTTCGTCCGCGCCACCTACCTCAAGCAGTTCGCCCGCCCCGTCGCCAACGCGACCGAGGCCACCAGCCTCGCCTTCCACATCCTCAACTCCGTCGACATCCCCAAGGGCACCGTGCGCTCCGTCAACGAGAAGACCCAGCGGGAGGAGGACGACTACACCCAGTGGACCGTCGCCAAGGACCTCACGCACACCGTCTTCAACGTGCGCTTCTACGAGGACCAGCTCATCTACTCGGTGAACCTCAAGACGCTCGACTTCGGCGCCGCCGACGGGAAGACCTTCCGCGTCCCGTCCAGCCCCGCCTCCATCGACCTCACCCCGAAGCTCACCAGCTGA
- a CDS encoding GNAT family N-acetyltransferase, which produces MSKSQVVVIDHRAPELQVAFCEYVPRVFRTVDFRRWCAWGEWREEYRAFSVMEEGRVVANASVSRMCLRVEGRDVEGYQLGAVGCVPERRGQGLSRRVMEAALDFCGSAPVLLFANKNVLGFYPRFGFVPREQRLFGVSLSVEPVGEMAPEVDLSEARAREALVALAAEGVAVTERFGARRHGHIATWYAAANFARPLRRLREDAWVFAGVEDGVLHIEDVYAREVFDLRPHLSRLIDQPVKEVRFGFTPERWWPGAEVVGEDTEADLFVRNLPLPEGPDRFPVMART; this is translated from the coding sequence ATGTCGAAGTCGCAGGTCGTGGTCATCGACCACCGTGCTCCCGAGCTGCAGGTCGCCTTCTGTGAGTACGTGCCGCGAGTCTTCCGCACGGTCGACTTCCGTCGCTGGTGTGCCTGGGGCGAGTGGCGCGAGGAGTACCGGGCGTTCAGCGTGATGGAGGAAGGGCGCGTGGTGGCGAACGCGTCCGTGTCGCGGATGTGCCTGCGGGTGGAGGGGCGGGACGTGGAGGGGTATCAGCTCGGCGCGGTGGGCTGTGTGCCGGAGCGCAGGGGGCAGGGCTTGTCGCGGAGGGTGATGGAGGCGGCGCTCGATTTCTGTGGGAGTGCGCCGGTGCTGTTGTTCGCGAACAAGAACGTGCTCGGGTTCTATCCGCGCTTTGGTTTCGTGCCTCGGGAGCAGCGGTTGTTCGGGGTGTCGTTGAGCGTGGAGCCCGTGGGGGAGATGGCGCCGGAGGTGGACCTGTCGGAGGCGCGTGCGCGGGAGGCGTTGGTCGCGTTGGCGGCGGAGGGGGTGGCCGTGACGGAGCGCTTTGGCGCGCGGCGGCATGGGCACATCGCGACGTGGTACGCGGCTGCGAACTTCGCGAGGCCGCTGCGCCGGTTGCGAGAGGATGCGTGGGTGTTCGCGGGGGTGGAGGACGGGGTGCTGCACATCGAGGACGTCTACGCGAGAGAGGTCTTCGACTTGCGGCCGCACCTGTCGCGGTTGATTGACCAGCCCGTGAAGGAGGTGCGGTTCGGCTTCACGCCCGAGCGCTGGTGGCCTGGCGCGGAGGTGGTGGGGGAGGACACGGAGGCGGACCTGTTCGTGCGCAACCTTCCGCTACCCGAGGGACCGGACCGGTTCCCGGTGATGGCTCGGACTTGA
- a CDS encoding ATP-binding protein, with product MPDIRLPAEAKFKTELDALAAHDDKPRPPGWALSPRAVETYILGSTKPVGGVPITPKYVGDKGLVQVCIATLASDRALMLVGEPGTAKSWLSEHLSAAISGTSALIVQGTAGTSEDHLKYSWNYALLLAKGPTPEALVPSPVLRAMRGGKFARFEEVTRTSPEIQDALISLLSEKQVSIPELGEVVSAQRGFNLIATANTRDRGVNEMSAALKRRFNFVTVPVVDDLEQEIQIVTRREAELRNDYQVGVPPTEELSRLLLTLFQELRQGVTKDGKTKVRTPGAVLSTAEAISVLFNSSILAQQFGGGKVTPHELAASLVGAVVKEQEDDVKALREYMETVAKSRSGAWKELYSASKKLLRG from the coding sequence ATGCCGGACATCCGACTGCCCGCCGAAGCGAAGTTCAAGACTGAGCTGGACGCCCTCGCCGCCCATGACGACAAGCCTCGCCCTCCCGGGTGGGCGCTCTCGCCTCGCGCCGTCGAGACCTACATCCTCGGGAGCACAAAGCCCGTGGGCGGCGTTCCCATCACCCCGAAGTACGTGGGTGACAAGGGGCTCGTGCAGGTGTGCATCGCCACCCTGGCGTCGGACCGGGCGCTGATGCTCGTGGGCGAGCCGGGCACCGCGAAGAGCTGGCTCTCCGAGCACCTCTCCGCCGCCATCAGCGGCACCTCCGCCCTCATCGTCCAGGGCACCGCGGGCACCAGCGAGGACCACCTCAAGTACTCGTGGAACTACGCGCTGCTGCTCGCCAAGGGCCCCACGCCCGAGGCGCTCGTCCCCTCTCCCGTGCTGCGTGCCATGCGCGGCGGCAAGTTCGCCCGCTTCGAGGAGGTGACGCGCACCTCGCCGGAGATTCAGGACGCACTCATCTCCCTCCTCTCGGAGAAGCAGGTCTCCATCCCGGAGCTGGGCGAGGTGGTGAGCGCGCAGCGGGGCTTCAACCTCATCGCCACCGCCAACACGCGAGACCGCGGCGTCAACGAGATGAGCGCCGCGCTCAAGCGCCGCTTCAACTTCGTCACCGTTCCCGTGGTGGATGACCTGGAGCAGGAGATTCAAATCGTGACCAGGCGCGAGGCGGAGCTGCGCAATGACTACCAGGTCGGTGTCCCGCCGACGGAGGAGCTGTCGCGCCTGCTGCTCACGCTCTTCCAGGAGCTGCGCCAGGGCGTGACGAAGGATGGGAAGACGAAGGTCCGCACGCCGGGCGCGGTGCTCTCCACGGCCGAGGCCATCAGCGTGTTGTTCAACAGCTCCATCCTCGCGCAGCAGTTCGGCGGCGGGAAGGTGACGCCGCACGAGCTGGCCGCGTCGCTGGTGGGCGCGGTGGTGAAGGAGCAGGAGGACGACGTGAAGGCCCTGCGCGAGTACATGGAGACGGTGGCCAAGAGCCGCTCCGGCGCGTGGAAGGAGCTGTACTCCGCGAGCAAGAAGCTCCTGAGGGGCTGA
- a CDS encoding AAA family ATPase produces the protein MYLKKVVLENIRSMAELEWEPSSLPGWHVVIGDNGAGKSSLLRAISLALVGRDAAMALHQDWSEWLRAGAPSGSIQVLLSGDSRWDQAGASVASDVSAELRLQRVGSGTQLVSGAPSLVAAPGLWGTGRGWFSAAFGPYRRFTGGDAAQEARFSSQPRLARHLSMFDASVALRASLEWLKQLEKGPDAGLLEPLVAFINQPDFLPHQTRLDSVSARGVRFVDGQGNEVSIESLGDSFQSVLSLTLELIRQLASTYGTQGLFAPGDALSLQPPGVVLIDEVEAHLHPTWQRRVGFWFRKHFPHLQFLVTTYSPLICQAAAEGSLFWLPRPGADEPSSMVTGITRERLLYGSGVDAYGTGAFGDMSTRSPEALAQLERLAFLNQKELDGGLSAEERQEQERLRMRTPTAASVLPSPAVERLLK, from the coding sequence ATGTATCTGAAGAAAGTCGTCCTCGAGAACATCCGGTCGATGGCTGAGCTGGAGTGGGAGCCGTCCTCGCTTCCGGGATGGCACGTCGTCATCGGAGACAACGGCGCGGGCAAGAGCTCTCTTCTTCGCGCCATCTCGCTCGCGCTGGTGGGGCGCGACGCGGCGATGGCGCTTCATCAGGATTGGAGTGAGTGGCTCCGGGCGGGAGCGCCGTCCGGTTCGATTCAGGTGTTGTTGAGTGGGGACTCGCGCTGGGACCAGGCTGGGGCCTCCGTGGCGTCGGACGTCTCGGCGGAGCTGCGGCTCCAGCGCGTGGGGAGTGGCACGCAGCTCGTGTCCGGGGCCCCGAGTCTGGTCGCCGCACCCGGACTCTGGGGCACGGGCCGGGGGTGGTTCAGCGCCGCGTTCGGTCCCTACAGGCGCTTCACGGGCGGCGACGCGGCACAGGAGGCGCGCTTCTCCTCGCAGCCGAGGCTCGCGCGCCACCTGTCGATGTTCGATGCGTCCGTGGCCCTGCGCGCGAGCCTCGAGTGGCTGAAGCAGCTGGAGAAGGGCCCCGACGCGGGCTTGCTGGAGCCGCTCGTGGCGTTCATCAACCAGCCCGACTTCCTGCCGCACCAGACGCGGCTCGACTCCGTCTCCGCGCGAGGCGTGCGCTTCGTGGATGGCCAGGGCAACGAGGTCTCTATCGAGAGCCTCGGCGACAGCTTCCAGTCGGTGCTGAGCCTGACGCTCGAGCTCATCCGCCAGCTCGCGAGCACCTACGGCACCCAGGGCCTCTTCGCGCCGGGCGATGCGCTGTCGCTCCAGCCGCCGGGCGTCGTCCTCATCGACGAGGTCGAGGCCCACCTGCATCCCACGTGGCAGCGCCGCGTGGGGTTCTGGTTCCGCAAGCACTTCCCGCACCTTCAATTCCTCGTCACGACGTACAGCCCGCTCATCTGCCAGGCCGCGGCGGAGGGGAGCCTCTTCTGGCTGCCGCGTCCCGGCGCGGATGAGCCGTCCAGCATGGTGACCGGCATCACCCGCGAGCGGCTCCTCTACGGGAGCGGGGTGGACGCCTACGGCACGGGCGCCTTCGGGGACATGTCGACGCGCTCTCCGGAAGCGCTCGCGCAGCTGGAGCGCCTGGCCTTCCTCAACCAGAAGGAACTGGACGGAGGGCTGAGCGCCGAGGAGCGCCAGGAGCAGGAGCGTCTGCGCATGCGCACGCCGACCGCCGCGAGCGTGCTGCCGTCCCCCGCGGTGGAGCGCCTGCTCAAATGA
- a CDS encoding LysR substrate-binding domain-containing protein, with protein MSGWTDMLELRHFKLIAAVADTGSLVSASRQLHLTSSALSHQLRDAEERLGVQLFQRRQRRLLLTAAGERLLTSARRVLNEVAQAEALCRANPKDDLLRLSTGCYTVYGWLPPLLGRWQAEFPRAELRIVLEATRQPLDALLSGGLDLALTTDVPPHAKLARTALFTDELMLVVPAGHALARRAHVTAEEVASEHLLTYAAPREQLDIFTRVFWPANVEPQRVSPVPLTEALIELVRGGMGVTALPGWMLPAQGHGLHALRLTPRGIRRRWSAVTRASRQRPASLTRFVQLVRECFVSGGPKAPQLPLGSG; from the coding sequence ATGTCAGGCTGGACCGACATGCTCGAGCTTCGTCACTTCAAGCTGATTGCCGCGGTGGCTGACACGGGGAGCCTGGTCTCGGCGAGCCGACAGCTCCACCTCACGTCCTCGGCGCTGAGCCACCAGCTTCGCGACGCGGAGGAGCGGCTGGGCGTGCAGCTCTTCCAGCGTCGCCAGCGTCGGCTGTTGCTGACGGCCGCGGGGGAGAGGCTGCTCACCTCGGCGCGGCGGGTGCTGAATGAGGTGGCCCAGGCGGAGGCGCTGTGTCGCGCGAATCCGAAGGACGACCTGCTGCGGCTCAGCACGGGCTGCTACACGGTCTATGGCTGGCTGCCGCCCCTCCTCGGTCGATGGCAGGCGGAGTTTCCGCGCGCGGAGCTGCGCATCGTCCTGGAGGCCACGCGCCAGCCGCTCGACGCGCTGCTGAGTGGCGGACTGGACCTCGCGTTGACCACGGATGTGCCTCCGCACGCGAAGCTGGCGCGGACCGCGCTCTTCACGGATGAGCTGATGTTGGTGGTTCCGGCGGGCCATGCGCTGGCCCGGCGTGCGCATGTCACGGCGGAGGAAGTCGCGTCGGAGCACCTGCTCACGTATGCGGCGCCGCGTGAGCAGCTCGACATCTTCACGCGGGTCTTCTGGCCGGCGAATGTCGAGCCGCAGCGGGTCTCTCCCGTGCCGCTCACCGAGGCGCTCATCGAGCTGGTGCGGGGAGGCATGGGGGTGACGGCGCTGCCGGGCTGGATGCTTCCAGCGCAGGGGCACGGGTTGCACGCACTCCGGCTCACGCCTCGGGGGATTCGCCGGCGCTGGAGCGCGGTGACTCGCGCGTCCCGTCAGCGCCCGGCCTCGTTGACGCGCTTCGTGCAGTTGGTGCGGGAGTGCTTCGTCTCGGGAGGACCCAAGGCCCCCCAGCTTCCGCTGGGGAGCGGGTGA
- a CDS encoding ABC transporter ATP-binding protein, giving the protein MSHTGGSTPAKLAIEVKGLFKSFGDNEALRGVDLEVPEGTTCVLMGVSGSGKSVLMKHIMGLLKPDRGSVRVDGEEVARMSDAALDQMRRQQGILFQANALFDSLNVYDNVAFPLRERTRMSEEEIRQTVDKTLARVGLSHATTRFPGELSGGMQKRVGFARAAILQPKILLYDDPTAGLDPLTTASVNEIIFSGKQQLGATSLVITPDVASAFGMADHLALMHEGRIVEYGPPDSFRESQHPAVKAFLHNWLRRRSQKGRAAAG; this is encoded by the coding sequence ATGAGCCACACGGGTGGGAGCACGCCGGCGAAGCTGGCCATCGAGGTGAAGGGCCTCTTCAAGTCCTTCGGTGACAACGAGGCGCTGAGAGGCGTGGACCTCGAGGTGCCCGAGGGCACCACCTGCGTGCTGATGGGTGTCTCCGGCTCCGGCAAGTCCGTGTTGATGAAGCACATCATGGGGCTGCTGAAGCCGGACCGGGGCTCGGTGCGGGTGGATGGCGAGGAGGTGGCCCGGATGAGTGATGCGGCGCTCGACCAGATGCGCCGGCAGCAGGGCATCCTGTTCCAGGCCAACGCGCTGTTCGACTCGCTCAACGTCTACGACAACGTGGCCTTCCCGCTGCGCGAGCGCACGCGCATGTCGGAGGAGGAGATTCGCCAGACGGTGGACAAGACGCTGGCCAGGGTGGGCCTGTCGCACGCCACCACGCGCTTTCCGGGCGAGCTCTCCGGCGGCATGCAGAAGCGCGTGGGCTTCGCGCGCGCGGCCATCCTCCAGCCGAAAATCCTGCTCTACGACGACCCCACGGCCGGACTGGACCCGCTCACCACCGCGTCCGTGAATGAAATCATCTTCAGCGGCAAGCAGCAGCTGGGTGCCACGTCGCTGGTGATTACGCCCGACGTGGCCTCGGCCTTCGGCATGGCGGACCACCTCGCGCTGATGCACGAGGGCCGCATCGTCGAGTACGGCCCGCCGGATTCGTTCCGCGAGTCCCAGCACCCCGCCGTGAAGGCGTTCCTGCACAACTGGCTGCGGCGGCGCTCCCAGAAGGGCCGCGCCGCCGCGGGGTGA